The genome window CGGCAGGAAGAAGATTGAGGAATTTCATGAGATTCGAAGGCACCGACAGCTACGTCGCCACTGAAGACCTGACCGTTGCCGTGAACGCGGCGGTGGCGCTGGAGCGTCCGTTGCTCGTCAAGGGAGAGCCCGGCACCGGCAAGACCGAACTGGCCCGGCAGGTGAGCGCGGCGCTCGGGCTGGAGATGATCGAATGGCACGTCAAATCCACCACCCGCGCCCAGCAGGGTCTCTACGAATATGATGCCGTCAGCCGGTTGCGCGACAGCCAGCTCGGCGACGAGCGGGTGCATGACGTGGCCAATTACATCCGGCGCGGCAAGCTCTGGGAGGCCTTCACCGCCCCCGAGCGCGTGGTGCTGCTGATCGACGAGGTCGACAAGGCCGATATCGAGTTTCCCAACGACCTGCTGCAGGAACTCGACCGGATGGAGTTTCATGTCTACGAAACCGGCGAGACGGTGAAGGCCGTCAACCGCCCCATCGTCATCATCACTTCCAACAACGAAAAGGAGCTGCCCGACGCCTTCCTGCGCCGCTGCTTCTTCCACTTCATCCGCTTCCCCGACGAGGAGACCCTTCGCAAGATCGTCGAGGTCCATCACCCCGGCATCAAGCCCGAGCTTCTCACCACCGCGCTGACCCAATTTTACGAAATCCGCGACCAGCCCGGCCTGAAAAAGAAACCCTCCACCTCCGAGGTGCTAGACTGGCTCAAGCTCCTGCTGGCCGAGGATCTCTCGCCCGAAGACCTCAAGCGCGACGGGGCCAATGCCCTGCCCAAGCTCCACGGCGCGTTGCTG of Oceanicola sp. 502str15 contains these proteins:
- a CDS encoding MoxR family ATPase — encoded protein: MRFEGTDSYVATEDLTVAVNAAVALERPLLVKGEPGTGKTELARQVSAALGLEMIEWHVKSTTRAQQGLYEYDAVSRLRDSQLGDERVHDVANYIRRGKLWEAFTAPERVVLLIDEVDKADIEFPNDLLQELDRMEFHVYETGETVKAVNRPIVIITSNNEKELPDAFLRRCFFHFIRFPDEETLRKIVEVHHPGIKPELLTTALTQFYEIRDQPGLKKKPSTSEVLDWLKLLLAEDLSPEDLKRDGANALPKLHGALLKNEQDVHLFERLAFMARRER